The following are encoded in a window of Arthrobacter antioxidans genomic DNA:
- a CDS encoding PucR family transcriptional regulator, which produces MIVADLLAADALQLRLHTPSSVERLGWDISWCAPAETIDPTPFLSDNVVLLTNGIGLNIEDQRTWTAYVERLVRVRVAAIAFGTGTAHRLIPPGLVRAATALDVPLLEIPQSVPFLQVHRHVTNVLEVERFTAVNRSWELAQECAQLAASGSHLQAVLDAAALAAVGRLAIVDAAGVVIARSPSTSVWTPADLAEAPGAGQGSIPLPMGSGDSFQLIVREATSDHPMATLLAPAASIIAVQLQTALHTTTHKERELEILLDQVPDWAGVALEEFTGTVRSTGLDVHEPTLVLAATAGRRNLSNAWRIRLLLQSRFDDVRVQVRSGILYAFAQRPLDGADAEDAATGLLAACVRELPGQPLVLKGACHTIDELRLGIHQAGTMVGEVRAPVRAPDLGIRALIASAASSGARAGAHKLLAPVIEYDAAHSVDLLGTLEAFLEHDAQPGRTAGKLFIHRNTLAQRLGKLEGLLRLSLTSLEGQATCLLALQILRSGTLPGSSAAESLIDRR; this is translated from the coding sequence ATGATCGTTGCCGATCTGCTGGCGGCGGATGCGCTTCAGCTGCGCCTCCACACGCCGTCGTCCGTAGAGCGGCTGGGCTGGGACATCAGCTGGTGCGCCCCGGCGGAGACCATCGATCCGACGCCGTTCCTCAGTGACAACGTCGTCCTGCTGACCAACGGGATCGGATTGAACATCGAGGACCAGCGCACCTGGACCGCCTACGTGGAGCGGCTCGTCCGGGTGCGGGTGGCGGCCATCGCCTTCGGGACAGGGACGGCGCACCGGCTCATCCCGCCGGGGCTCGTGCGGGCGGCCACGGCGCTCGACGTGCCGCTGCTGGAGATCCCGCAGTCCGTTCCTTTCCTGCAGGTCCACCGCCACGTGACGAACGTCCTCGAGGTGGAACGCTTCACGGCCGTCAATCGGTCCTGGGAGCTGGCGCAGGAATGTGCGCAGCTCGCCGCGTCCGGCTCCCACCTGCAGGCTGTGCTCGACGCCGCGGCACTGGCAGCCGTGGGCCGGCTCGCCATCGTCGACGCAGCAGGCGTGGTCATCGCGCGCTCGCCGTCGACCTCGGTCTGGACCCCGGCCGACCTCGCGGAAGCGCCGGGCGCCGGGCAGGGCAGTATCCCGCTGCCCATGGGCAGCGGTGACTCGTTCCAGCTGATCGTGCGGGAGGCGACGTCGGACCACCCCATGGCGACGCTGCTCGCACCGGCGGCCTCGATCATCGCCGTGCAACTGCAGACCGCGCTCCACACCACCACGCACAAGGAACGCGAACTCGAGATCCTCCTCGACCAGGTGCCCGACTGGGCCGGGGTCGCCCTGGAGGAGTTCACCGGGACGGTCCGCTCCACCGGCCTGGACGTCCACGAGCCCACGCTCGTGCTGGCGGCGACCGCGGGACGCCGCAACCTCTCCAACGCCTGGCGTATCCGCCTCCTGCTGCAGTCCCGGTTCGACGACGTGCGGGTGCAGGTCAGGTCGGGCATCCTCTACGCCTTCGCCCAGAGGCCGCTGGACGGTGCGGACGCGGAGGATGCCGCCACCGGGCTGCTCGCGGCGTGTGTGCGGGAGCTGCCCGGCCAGCCCCTCGTGCTCAAGGGTGCCTGCCACACGATCGACGAGCTGCGCCTGGGTATCCATCAGGCAGGGACGATGGTCGGGGAGGTCCGCGCGCCCGTGCGCGCCCCGGATCTCGGCATCCGCGCGCTGATCGCCTCCGCGGCGTCGTCCGGTGCCCGCGCCGGTGCACACAAGCTCCTGGCGCCGGTCATCGAATACGATGCCGCGCACTCGGTGGATCTGCTCGGCACGCTGGAGGCGTTCCTCGAGCACGACGCGCAACCGGGACGCACCGCGGGCAAGCTGTTCATCCACCGCAACACGCTGGCCCAGCGCCTCGGGAAGCTCGAGGGTCTGCTCCGCCTGTCGCTGACATCGCTCGAGGGCCAGGCCACCTGCCTCCTGGCGCTGCAGATCCTGCGTTCGGGGACCTTGCCCGGGTCCAGTGCAGCGGAGTCCTTGATCGATCGCCGCTAG
- a CDS encoding glycosidase, with protein sequence MSAGDRSRWPAVSRRNTTKEIVIAPRNSTNARLRTTLALLADHQASGSVVAPSELMAKAVAEVPFDDKEAELLAGGVPRGFKALTTATSKLVKAGWLVKGRSGWTATDEGVRAVAAFADPEQFVNAMISGAPVPEQAETVVHAPQAPEQLDEEAQASSTGEPTTPDIAPTPEVSSDAVTEEAPPELVAAAAEALAASPTDAPSGSTADLAWQDQPQSVALSGDFAPLFGDAGHWSTELRELQFAWEPTEKLWLHTLQLPAGTYQFKILVNGSWEENYGRFGTRDGANHELHLISDTTVTFRFDYDTKDIQTS encoded by the coding sequence ATGAGCGCGGGCGACCGGTCACGATGGCCGGCAGTCAGCCGCAGGAACACCACGAAGGAGATCGTCATCGCCCCCCGCAACAGCACCAATGCCCGTCTGCGCACCACTCTCGCCCTGCTAGCCGACCACCAGGCATCCGGCTCCGTCGTCGCGCCCAGCGAGCTGATGGCCAAGGCCGTCGCGGAAGTACCGTTCGATGACAAGGAAGCGGAGCTCCTCGCCGGCGGCGTCCCCCGCGGGTTCAAGGCACTGACGACGGCGACGTCGAAGCTCGTGAAGGCAGGCTGGCTCGTCAAGGGCCGCAGCGGCTGGACCGCCACCGACGAGGGCGTCCGCGCCGTCGCGGCTTTCGCCGACCCGGAGCAGTTCGTCAACGCCATGATCAGCGGTGCTCCCGTGCCGGAGCAGGCCGAGACCGTCGTCCACGCCCCCCAGGCCCCCGAGCAGCTGGACGAGGAGGCGCAGGCATCCTCGACCGGGGAACCGACGACGCCGGACATCGCCCCGACCCCCGAGGTCTCGTCCGACGCCGTGACGGAGGAGGCTCCGCCCGAGCTCGTCGCTGCCGCCGCCGAGGCGCTCGCCGCGTCGCCCACCGATGCGCCCTCGGGTTCGACCGCCGACCTCGCGTGGCAGGACCAGCCCCAGTCCGTGGCCCTGTCCGGCGACTTCGCCCCGCTCTTCGGCGACGCCGGCCACTGGAGCACGGAGCTCCGCGAGCTGCAGTTCGCCTGGGAGCCGACGGAGAAGCTCTGGCTGCACACCCTGCAGCTGCCCGCCGGGACCTACCAGTTCAAGATCCTCGTCAACGGATCGTGGGAGGAGAACTACGGACGGTTCGGCACGCGCGACGGCGCCAACCACGAGCTGCACCTGATCTCCGACACCACGGTGACATTCCGGTTCGACTACGACACGAAGGACATCCAGACCTCCTAG
- a CDS encoding Rieske 2Fe-2S domain-containing protein yields MKTLRPLQSVEKLENATGLDPIVTTMRDLVQAVIKPGALRDILHGVPIGHPLHPLMILVPTGTWFSAAILDAIPGSTKASAILIGTGVVTAGPTALAGWTDWSEGHEQQQRVGIVHAAANIAAVGLYTLSLVQRLRGRSGKVLSYTGLAVVSAGGFLGGHMSYRQSLGANHAEDVPHRVEPGWHAIGALADLPEGKLERKMLGEVPLVVLRQGNDVSVLSDTCSHLSGPLNEGKLTYDGGNACVVCPWHNSTFSLRTGEVTQGPATSPQPSFRTRVVAGRVEVSLPHAG; encoded by the coding sequence ATGAAGACCCTCCGCCCCCTGCAATCCGTCGAGAAGCTCGAGAACGCCACCGGACTCGACCCGATCGTCACCACGATGCGCGACCTCGTGCAGGCCGTGATCAAGCCCGGCGCGCTCCGTGACATCCTCCACGGTGTGCCGATCGGCCACCCGCTGCATCCGCTGATGATCCTCGTGCCGACGGGCACCTGGTTCTCGGCGGCCATCCTCGATGCGATCCCCGGCTCGACGAAGGCGTCGGCGATCCTGATCGGCACCGGAGTGGTCACCGCCGGCCCCACGGCCCTGGCTGGCTGGACCGACTGGTCGGAAGGCCACGAACAGCAGCAGCGCGTCGGCATCGTGCACGCTGCGGCGAACATCGCCGCCGTCGGGCTGTACACGCTCTCCCTCGTCCAGCGACTCCGCGGCAGGTCCGGCAAGGTGCTCTCCTACACCGGCCTCGCCGTCGTCTCCGCCGGTGGATTCCTCGGCGGGCATATGTCCTACCGGCAGTCGCTGGGCGCCAATCACGCCGAGGACGTCCCGCACCGCGTGGAACCCGGCTGGCATGCGATCGGTGCGCTCGCCGACCTCCCCGAGGGGAAGCTCGAGCGGAAGATGCTCGGCGAGGTCCCGCTCGTCGTCCTCCGCCAGGGCAACGACGTCTCCGTCCTGTCCGACACCTGCAGCCACCTTTCCGGCCCGCTCAACGAAGGCAAGCTGACGTACGACGGTGGCAACGCCTGCGTGGTCTGCCCCTGGCACAACAGCACGTTCTCGCTGAGGACCGGCGAGGTCACTCAGGGCCCTGCGACGTCGCCTCAGCCGTCGTTCAGGACCCGCGTGGTGGCGGGCCGGGTCGAGGTGTCGCTGCCGCACGCGGGCTGA
- a CDS encoding TfoX/Sxy family protein codes for MIGPADPRDTLSQRLRDILASHPNVREVRMFGVQSFMVDGRLAVAADRDGGLLVRTDPADHDDLLRRGALPAQMGGDRPMGRGWLTVPSVRISDEADLAFWVQVGIDSRSGQG; via the coding sequence GTGATCGGCCCCGCGGACCCGCGTGACACCCTGTCGCAACGGCTCCGGGACATCCTCGCGTCACACCCGAACGTACGTGAGGTACGCATGTTCGGCGTCCAGTCCTTCATGGTGGATGGCCGCCTCGCCGTCGCTGCCGATCGTGACGGGGGCCTGCTGGTCCGCACCGATCCTGCCGACCACGACGATCTGCTGCGGCGTGGCGCGCTACCGGCGCAGATGGGAGGCGACCGGCCCATGGGTCGTGGGTGGCTCACTGTGCCGAGCGTGAGGATCAGCGACGAGGCCGACCTCGCATTCTGGGTCCAGGTTGGCATCGACTCCCGCAGCGGGCAGGGCTGA
- a CDS encoding class I SAM-dependent methyltransferase → MTEVRTNPDADRELKARHRALWAQGNYAAVAAQIIPALGRVLVDATDITAGQKVLDVAAGTGNAAIPAAERGATVTASDLTPELLDIGRQLARDRGVSLDWDVADAEHLPYDTGAFDVVVSCVGVMFAPHHRETADELLRVCAPGGTVGLINWTPEGFIGQMFATMKPYAPPPPPGAQPPPLWGREQHVTSLFGDRVTDLQAERRRLQVDHFESSRDFLDYFKTNYGPTIGVYKSLAASPDRAAALDAELIALAERFGSGAGGRSMDWEYLLVTARRS, encoded by the coding sequence ATGACCGAAGTACGAACCAACCCCGACGCCGACAGGGAACTGAAGGCGCGCCACCGTGCACTGTGGGCACAGGGCAACTACGCCGCCGTCGCGGCCCAGATCATCCCCGCCCTCGGGCGCGTCCTGGTCGATGCCACGGACATCACCGCCGGGCAAAAGGTCCTCGACGTCGCCGCCGGCACCGGCAATGCCGCCATCCCGGCAGCGGAGCGGGGCGCCACCGTCACGGCGTCGGATCTCACACCCGAGCTCCTCGACATCGGTCGGCAGCTCGCGCGGGACCGCGGCGTATCCCTCGATTGGGACGTCGCCGACGCCGAGCACCTCCCCTACGACACTGGCGCGTTCGACGTCGTCGTGTCCTGCGTCGGGGTGATGTTCGCACCCCACCACCGGGAGACCGCCGACGAGTTGCTCCGGGTGTGTGCGCCGGGCGGGACCGTCGGACTGATCAACTGGACGCCCGAGGGCTTCATCGGCCAGATGTTCGCGACCATGAAGCCGTACGCCCCGCCGCCGCCTCCCGGCGCCCAGCCTCCTCCCCTGTGGGGGCGGGAACAGCATGTGACGTCGCTGTTCGGTGACCGGGTGACGGATCTGCAGGCCGAACGACGGCGGCTCCAGGTGGACCACTTCGAGTCGTCGCGTGATTTCCTGGACTACTTCAAGACGAACTACGGGCCGACGATCGGCGTGTACAAGTCGCTGGCCGCATCGCCCGACCGCGCTGCCGCCCTCGACGCAGAGCTGATTGCGCTCGCGGAGCGGTTCGGTTCCGGGGCGGGCGGCCGGTCGATGGACTGGGAGTACCTGCTGGTCACGGCCAGGCGGAGCTGA